The Fulvivirga maritima genome segment ATAATAAGAGGAATAAAAGTTAGAAGATATGATGTTGGCAAGCTTGTTTATAAGCTATCAGCTTTAGCTTATACTTTTCCTTTTTTTCACTGGCTAATACAAAATAAGCTTTCACAATTCATTGATACTGTACAACCAGAGGTGTTGCACATTCATGATATGGTGTTGGCGGAAGCTATTTTTAAAGTGAATGAAAAATTCAATTTACCAGTAGTACTTGATCTTCATGAAAATAGACCTGTAATAATGCAAGAATATTCTCACCTAAAGACCTTTCCTGGTAAATATCTAATTGATGCCAGTAAATGGCAGCATAAACAGGAAGAGTTCATAGAGAGAGCTGATAAGGTAGTCTTAGTAACCAAAGAAGCAAAGGAAGAAGCGCTAACCTATAAGGTTAGTGCTGAAGACAAGTTTGTAGTATTACCTAATACCATTCATCTAAATATTTTTAAGAAATACCCACTTAATCCAACTATTGCACAAAGGTTTGATGGCCGTTTTAATATTGTCTATACAGGAGATACTGGTTTAAGAAGAGGAACTGATACCGCCATAGAGGCAATTAATATTTTGAAGGAGGATATACCTGAAATTCATCTGATATTGGTCGGGAG includes the following:
- a CDS encoding glycosyltransferase family 4 protein, which gives rise to MRIGMFLDTNFPPDSRVENEAVSLIEAGHDVYLFSLNYDKRKNEEIIRGIKVRRYDVGKLVYKLSALAYTFPFFHWLIQNKLSQFIDTVQPEVLHIHDMVLAEAIFKVNEKFNLPVVLDLHENRPVIMQEYSHLKTFPGKYLIDASKWQHKQEEFIERADKVVLVTKEAKEEALTYKVSAEDKFVVLPNTIHLNIFKKYPLNPTIAQRFDGRFNIVYTGDTGLRRGTDTAIEAINILKEDIPEIHLILVGRNTEDEVLKEMVRSMSLQDYVSFEGWQDVSLFPSYIDAGDVCISPLKRNLHHDTTFANKIFQYMAMEKALLVSDCPAQENVIKSEECGLVHEANNANDMADKIRRLYNNPKLRVALGKNALEAVFARWNWDVTKQELISMYDNFEA